From a single Aestuariibius sp. HNIBRBA575 genomic region:
- a CDS encoding pyridoxamine 5'-phosphate oxidase family protein codes for MKKIETIEALEALYEPAVPGSLKKVARHITPLYRQWIAASKFCVLSTIGPEGTDASPRGDDGPVVLELDEKTLALPDWRGNNRMDSLRNIVRDGRTSLMFMVPGCNNVVRINGTAILTDDPAMTNRFEQAGKHPKTVILFSVDEIYFQCAKAILRSRLWTETDRPVVPTAGQFLKELDALFDGDSYDAGYAEYAKGRMW; via the coding sequence GTGAAAAAGATTGAGACAATCGAAGCGCTAGAGGCGCTGTATGAACCTGCCGTCCCGGGATCCCTAAAGAAGGTCGCGCGACACATTACGCCGCTTTATCGCCAATGGATTGCTGCATCCAAGTTTTGCGTTCTGTCGACAATTGGCCCCGAAGGCACAGATGCAAGCCCGCGTGGCGACGATGGCCCTGTGGTGCTGGAACTGGACGAAAAAACCCTGGCCCTGCCGGATTGGCGGGGCAATAACCGCATGGACAGCCTGCGCAATATCGTGCGCGATGGGCGCACCAGCCTGATGTTCATGGTGCCGGGGTGCAATAACGTGGTGCGCATCAATGGCACGGCGATTTTGACCGATGATCCTGCGATGACCAACCGGTTTGAACAGGCGGGCAAACATCCCAAAACGGTGATCCTGTTCAGCGTGGATGAAATCTATTTCCAATGCGCCAAGGCGATATTGCGATCACGACTTTGGACGGAAACGGACCGCCCAGTTGTGCCCACAGCAGGCCAATTCCTAAAAGAATTGGACGCGTTGTTTGATGGGGA